The genomic stretch AAGAGCACGGGCTGCAGTGTGGGTTTTGCACCCCGGGGTTCTTGATGTCGGCGTATGAACTGCTGCGGCAGCATCCGCAGCCGACCGACGACGAGATCAAGGAGGCGCTGGGCGGCAACCTCTGCCGCTGTACGGGGTACATGGCCATTCTGAAGTCGGTCCGCCTGGCGGCGACGAAACTCAGTGCGGCGTCGCCCGCTCCCGCTGGGAAAGGGAGTGCTTCTTCCCCCTCGCCCGCTGGGAAAGGGTAGGGGTGCGGGCGCACGAGGTGCCGGCGACGCCGAATCGGCTGTGGAAGCTGATACAGGGGCAAAAATGTGAAACGTAAAACGGAAGCGTCCATCGTCTTACGTTTTACGTCTCACGCTTTAATGACCGACCAAGGAGGATAGCGTGGCAAACACAGATCACTTCGTAGCATTGACCGAATGCCATCTGATGAATGAGCAATCGCTTGCCGAGATGAGTTACTACCCGGGCTTCCAGCAGTGGTGGGGCAGTGTGGATGGGGTGGTGGGGGTTTGGGCGGGGAAGAAGTTGAGCGGCGGAGCCGACATGCCGCACCCACGCGCCTCCGAGCTCATCAAGTGGATGGACAAGGCCGGCGTCGACGTGACCTTTGCGCTTCGCGAAGGGATGATGGACGTCTCCGGCTATGCGACGTGCATGTCCACCAACGCCTTCGTCATGCAGGACATCGCTCCGTATCCCGACCGGATCTATCTCGAATGCAACGTCGGACCCGTCCTCCGGCGCGGGGTCAAACACGCCATCTGGGAGCTGGAGCACATGGTGAAGAACTGCAACGCCAAGCTCTGCAAAGTCTACCAGTGCGAGGACGAGGGCCCGCTCAATGACAAGCGCATGTGGCCGTTCTACGAGAAGGCCTGCGAGTTGGACATCGCGCTCACCATGCACACGGGAATGGCCTACGTAATGCCGCAACCCAGCAAGTACACGTTGCCCATCCTGTTGGATGATATTCTCATCGATTTCCCCGAGCTGAAGATCATCGCCTATCACATGGGGTGGCCCTATCACGAGGAACTCTTCGGATTGGCCGGAAAGCACAGGAACCTCTACATCAGCATGTCGGGCATCGTCGGCTGGTTCCAGCGCGCCCCGTATCGCGGCTACCACATGATCGGCGAGGCGTTGGATTGGGCCGGTGCCGACAAGATCGTGATGGGTTTGGACCTCGCCTTCGACGATATGCCGAGAGTGGTGGATTGGGTCCGGAATCTCGAGATGCCGCAAGAGCTGCAAGAGAAATGGGGATACCGCCCGATCACCGATGAGATCCGGGCCAAGATGCTCGGCCTCAATATCGCCCGGCTCGCCAAGATCAAGCCGAAGAAGCGGTTGAAGGCAGCGCCGGCGAACGCCGCGCCGGCGAACGCCGCGAAAGCCCAGAAGCGTTGATCCCAACTGCAGAGTGGTAGGTCCGTCCACGTTACGCCGTGTCCGCTGCGGCGGCCGGTGCCGTATTGTTTCAGATCGGAGTGAGCCATGAGTGATTCGCCGAAGATGCCACCGACGATGCTGTACGAGAAGCGCGACCGCATCGCCATCATCACCATCAATCGGCCGGAGTCGATGAACGCCTTCACGGCCGAGATGTTGGCGGCGATGGATACCGCGTTCGCCGATTTCAACAGGGACCCCAATCTGTGGGTCGCCATCTTCACCGCGGCCGGCGAGAAGAGCTTCTGCACGGGAATGGATCTGAAGGAAGCCATTCCAATGGTCACCGGCGGCGATGAGATGGGCTACGGAGACCACACCAAGCGCCCGTTCTCGGATGTCTTCAAGCCGATCATCGCCGCAGTCAACGGGTACTGCATCGCCGGCGGGTTGGAGTTCCTGCAGGGAACCGATCTGCGCATCGTGGCGGAGCACGCCAGCTTCGGCCTGGGCGAGGTGCGCTGGGGGATCATCCCCAGTGGCGGTTCGCACATCCGGCTGCCGCGGCAGATCCCGTGGGCGGTGGCGATGGAGCTGCTGCTGATGGGACGGCCCATCACCGCAAAGCGTGCTTACGACATCGGCCTGGTGAACGAGGTTGTCCCGCTCGACCAGTTGATGCCGACGGCGCTGAAGTGGGCGGAGACGATCTGCAAGAACGGTCCGCTGGCGGTGCGAACGGCCAAAGAGATCGCCGTGCGTGCGCTCGGGCTCGAATCCGGCTTCGTGCTGGAGAAGGCGCTCGCCGCGCGCGTCTTCATTTCGGAGGACGCCAAGGAAGGGCCACGCGCCTTCGTCGAGAAACGCCCGCCGAAGTTCACCGGTCGCTGACGTTTCTGGCGCCCTCTTGAGGCGTGAAGCGTATTGCCTACCGCCCATCGCCAGGAACTATATCCAATACGCCATATGCCAGAGCCTGAGGCAGTGTGCGGCGGGATAGTTCGCCCGGCGCGCCGGCCGCCGGGCTGGAACGCGCCTGGGCCGCCGCCTGCGGTGCCGCATGATCGAGCCGACGTGTGGCCGGGGCCGGGTGAAGACCTGTGCTATCTCGCCGGTGACTGGCGCATTCTCCAGCGCATTCGAGGACATCGCTGGTCGTTGGACGATCTGGTGACGGCATGGTTTGCGGCGCAACTCACCGAGGCGACGCCACCCGCGCGCCTCGCCGATCTCGGCTGCGGGATCGGGGCCGTGCTCTTGTTGCTTGCCTGGCGTTTTCCCCAGGCACGCTGCGCCGGCATCGAGGCGCAGCCACTCAGTGTGGCGTTGGCACGTCGTTCACTCGGGTGGAACGGTGCGGAAGGCCGCTGCGAGGTGCGCCTCGGCGATCTGCGAGATCCTGGCGCGTTTTCGGAGGGCGCGGTTTACGAGCTGGTAACCGGAACGCCCCCCTACCTGCCAGCCGGCACGGCCACCGAGCCGACGCGCGTGCAGCAGGCGCCCTGTCACATCGAGCAGCGTGGTGGCATCGAGGCCTACTGTGCGGCGGCCGCGCGCCTGATGACCCCCAAGGCGCGTTTCGTCGTCTGTCACGCAGCGCCGCAAAGTGAGCGCGCCGTTGCCGCGGCGCGAATGTCCGGACTCGCGATCGAGTCTCGCTGCGACGTGATCCCGCGGCAGGGCAAAGGCGCGCTGTTTGCTGTGTACTCCATGCGGCATGTCGGCGAGGTCAATTGCGTTACGGCGCTGCCACCGCTGGTGGTGCGTGACGCGCACGGTCAGCGCACCGATGCGTTCCGCGTTCTACGGCAGCAGATGGGCATGCCGCCGTAAGGCAGAGCCACCTGGCCCGAGAGCACCCGCAGCCAACAGACGAGCACGGAAAGCCAGCGCTGCGAAGTCTAAAGGCTCGTAGCACGATCACTTCATCCTTCGATCGCGAAGTTGCCCAGGGCGGTAGCGGCCCATAGGTGCTTGGGCGATCCTCCTGTGGCTGGCGCGGGACGGCGGGCTTCGCTATACAGCACGGGTGCGAGCTACTCCGGAGAATCCTTTCGGAATCAGCCCGTTCATGCACGGGTTGGCCAAGCTTCTTTTCCGCCTCGCCGGTTGGAGGACCGAGGGTACTGTCCACCGGCCGCTCCGTTTTGTCGTCATCGCCGCGCCGCACACTTCGAATTGGGACGGCGTCATCATGATGGTGGCGGCCCACATCTTCCGCATGAAGATGGCGTGGTTCGTCAAGGACGCGGCATTCTTCTTCCCGCTCGGGCTGATCATCCGCTCCTTCGGCGGCGTGCCTATCGATCGCTCGGCGCGCCACAACATGGTCGCCCAAGCAGTGGAGCGGTTCCAAAAGAGCGACCAGCTCATCCTCGCGGTGCCGCCCGAAGCCACTCGCAAGAAGTCGACGTCGTGGAAGACCGGTTTCTACCACATCGCCCGAGGTGCCGGCGTACCGATTGTGCTCGGCTATCTCGATTACCGGCGCAAAATAGCGGGCCTGGGACCCGCCTTCACGCCGACAGGCGACATCGAAGCCGACTTCCGGGTGTTCGAGAAATTCTACGCCTCGGTCACGCCGAAGTTTCCCGAGCTTCGCGGCGTGGTGGCGGTCGATCCCAAGTCGATCGCTCGCGACCGCTCCGCGGCGTAACGCGGTGCTGCGAATCCTCAGTAGA from Candidatus Binatia bacterium encodes the following:
- a CDS encoding lysophospholipid acyltransferase family protein, producing MHGLAKLLFRLAGWRTEGTVHRPLRFVVIAAPHTSNWDGVIMMVAAHIFRMKMAWFVKDAAFFFPLGLIIRSFGGVPIDRSARHNMVAQAVERFQKSDQLILAVPPEATRKKSTSWKTGFYHIARGAGVPIVLGYLDYRRKIAGLGPAFTPTGDIEADFRVFEKFYASVTPKFPELRGVVAVDPKSIARDRSAA
- a CDS encoding amidohydrolase family protein, with protein sequence MANTDHFVALTECHLMNEQSLAEMSYYPGFQQWWGSVDGVVGVWAGKKLSGGADMPHPRASELIKWMDKAGVDVTFALREGMMDVSGYATCMSTNAFVMQDIAPYPDRIYLECNVGPVLRRGVKHAIWELEHMVKNCNAKLCKVYQCEDEGPLNDKRMWPFYEKACELDIALTMHTGMAYVMPQPSKYTLPILLDDILIDFPELKIIAYHMGWPYHEELFGLAGKHRNLYISMSGIVGWFQRAPYRGYHMIGEALDWAGADKIVMGLDLAFDDMPRVVDWVRNLEMPQELQEKWGYRPITDEIRAKMLGLNIARLAKIKPKKRLKAAPANAAPANAAKAQKR
- a CDS encoding enoyl-CoA hydratase-related protein, producing MSDSPKMPPTMLYEKRDRIAIITINRPESMNAFTAEMLAAMDTAFADFNRDPNLWVAIFTAAGEKSFCTGMDLKEAIPMVTGGDEMGYGDHTKRPFSDVFKPIIAAVNGYCIAGGLEFLQGTDLRIVAEHASFGLGEVRWGIIPSGGSHIRLPRQIPWAVAMELLLMGRPITAKRAYDIGLVNEVVPLDQLMPTALKWAETICKNGPLAVRTAKEIAVRALGLESGFVLEKALAARVFISEDAKEGPRAFVEKRPPKFTGR
- a CDS encoding 2Fe-2S iron-sulfur cluster-binding protein, with protein sequence EHGLQCGFCTPGFLMSAYELLRQHPQPTDDEIKEALGGNLCRCTGYMAILKSVRLAATKLSAASPAPAGKGSASSPSPAGKG
- a CDS encoding methyltransferase, yielding MPHDRADVWPGPGEDLCYLAGDWRILQRIRGHRWSLDDLVTAWFAAQLTEATPPARLADLGCGIGAVLLLLAWRFPQARCAGIEAQPLSVALARRSLGWNGAEGRCEVRLGDLRDPGAFSEGAVYELVTGTPPYLPAGTATEPTRVQQAPCHIEQRGGIEAYCAAAARLMTPKARFVVCHAAPQSERAVAAARMSGLAIESRCDVIPRQGKGALFAVYSMRHVGEVNCVTALPPLVVRDAHGQRTDAFRVLRQQMGMPP